A region of Nocardioides sp. JS614 DNA encodes the following proteins:
- a CDS encoding TetR/AcrR family transcriptional regulator produces the protein MDRGLRDLKREATRQALAQAAFELARERGLFGFVTTDVVERAGYSRRTFANHFSCKEEAVASVAFGGVDDASAILAGLPADLPLLDALLAVMRDQFAADTLVRMRELMAMARHYPTLEPYVLGVQQRMRHTAQELLGSVAGDRYPAIYVPLLFGAVYGAVMAALEGTLDVHLDGENDLSPVSMDYDSFLDLTFDYLRHGL, from the coding sequence ATGGATCGTGGTTTGCGAGACCTCAAGCGTGAGGCGACAAGACAGGCGCTGGCTCAAGCGGCTTTCGAGTTGGCCCGCGAGCGAGGGCTGTTCGGGTTCGTGACAACGGACGTGGTGGAGCGGGCGGGATACTCGCGGCGAACGTTCGCGAACCACTTTTCCTGCAAGGAGGAAGCAGTCGCTTCGGTCGCGTTCGGTGGTGTCGACGACGCCAGCGCGATCCTCGCCGGCCTACCTGCGGACCTGCCCCTGCTCGATGCTCTGTTGGCGGTGATGCGGGATCAGTTCGCCGCGGACACGCTGGTCAGGATGCGCGAACTGATGGCGATGGCGCGGCATTACCCGACCCTGGAACCCTACGTCCTGGGCGTTCAGCAACGCATGCGCCACACCGCACAGGAACTCTTGGGATCCGTGGCCGGGGACCGGTACCCCGCCATCTACGTACCGCTGCTGTTTGGCGCCGTGTACGGCGCCGTGATGGCCGCCCTAGAGGGAACCCTCGACGTGCACCTGGACGGCGAGAACGACCTCAGCCCCGTGTCGATGGACTACGACTCGTTCCTCGACCTCACCTTCGACTACCTACGCCACGGCCTCTAG
- a CDS encoding MarR family winged helix-turn-helix transcriptional regulator: MAVGNKGVGAGNGRNQAATGDGGQFADAVLALLAVARRTRGRLQPLFDDVTVPQLVLLDAVQACGREGVGAISAYTLLSQPTVTQQAATLEAAGLLRRIPAEDDRRRRVLTLTERGERLLAAKRGLVADRLSVAWTSLSVEEQSIAVPLLRHITNLVAELT, encoded by the coding sequence ATGGCTGTTGGTAATAAAGGGGTCGGTGCTGGAAACGGACGGAACCAGGCGGCGACCGGTGACGGGGGGCAATTCGCCGATGCGGTGCTGGCGTTGCTCGCGGTTGCTCGCAGAACGAGGGGACGTTTGCAGCCGCTCTTTGACGACGTCACTGTGCCGCAACTGGTCCTGCTCGACGCCGTGCAGGCGTGCGGTCGCGAGGGTGTCGGCGCCATCTCGGCGTACACGCTGCTGAGTCAACCGACGGTGACCCAACAGGCGGCCACGCTAGAAGCTGCCGGTCTCCTGCGCCGCATCCCGGCCGAGGATGATCGACGCCGGCGCGTGCTCACCCTCACCGAACGCGGAGAGCGGCTCTTGGCTGCGAAGCGTGGCTTGGTCGCCGACCGACTTTCGGTGGCCTGGACATCCCTCTCGGTCGAGGAGCAGTCGATCGCGGTCCCATTGCTTCGTCACATTACGAATCTCGTCGCGGAACTCACTTGA
- a CDS encoding MarR family transcriptional regulator, translating to MSGPEPARLAAHLERLVLLLVHPRGQFQEADERPLSWTQRLALAVAVDESPLRLGALAARMGTTDATASRTVDSLASIGLLRREPDDSDGPRRPRPPHPRGSDPACRAAATARRCACEWPFAYARGG from the coding sequence ATGAGCGGACCGGAACCTGCTCGGCTAGCAGCGCATCTTGAGCGGCTCGTCCTGCTCCTCGTCCACCCCCGAGGCCAGTTCCAGGAGGCTGACGAGCGCCCGCTCTCCTGGACGCAGCGGCTCGCGCTCGCGGTCGCCGTCGACGAGTCGCCGCTTCGCCTCGGCGCGCTTGCGGCCCGGATGGGAACGACGGATGCCACCGCCAGTCGTACGGTCGATTCGCTCGCCTCCATTGGACTGCTCCGGCGCGAGCCGGACGACTCGGACGGCCCGAGGCGTCCTCGTCCTCCCCACCCCCGAGGCAGTGACCCTGCTTGCCGAGCGGCGGCAACGGCTCGTCGATGCGCTTGCGAGTGGCCTTTCGCGTATGCCCGAGGAGGATGA